TTTCAGAGAACTTGCCTATACGACCCATGTGGCATGCAATGGTCACTGTAGCTCTCTTCCTACAGTGTCAGGCTTTCTTTCACTCTCTCCTATTATCAGAAACGTCGTCCTTTTTCTTTCCCAAGGGAGAAGCAGAATCACATTGTGGTTTTCTCTTTGGCTGGGCTCCATGCTACTCTCTAAATCGGGCTGCATAGGAGACTCGTGATAGCGTGAAGTCCTGCGACTTCCCCATTCTATTTCACCTCGGAGAAATAGCACAGTAATTCTCTGAGAGCTaaagaaataataacagaaatgCTTGTTCCAGATGGACCGATATTCCAGCTTGCAAGAAAAGTTTCTCCAAAATATCAGCTGCGAAGGGAAAGTATGTGTTTGAGAGACATGATCACAAGCCTTCGGAGTTTCCTTTCAACCAGTTAATCATTTACAGTGTTCAGTCGACGCAGGTCAACAAGAGTCACGGGAAGATAAGAGGGTGAAGAGCAACATTTACCTGGTCAAAGTCTAGCGATTCTCCCTGCCCCCTGTGGACGGTCTCACGGTCCCCACATCCTCCCCTCTGCTGGCTGAAGTTGGAGGGCGAGGGAAGCCCAATGGAGAAGGGTTTCGCTATTCATCTTAATGAGCTGAAGATAGAAATCTTGCTTCCATTCCTACTTTTTCCTGGGTTCAGGTGTTTTTAAATTTCGTTATTCCTACTTTGGTCATTTAATTTCTTTAGCTTTAAAAGTCTGCTGGTGGATAATGCCTGTCTCTATTCTCCTCATTATTTCCCACCCCGGCAACCCACTATCCTCCCTTTCCATGGAGCCTTTCGCTAGGCGAATTACAAGTGACTTATAAGGAACTGATGACATTGTGGAGACTCCTGGGCCCCTACTAAAATTCTAGATGCTCATTTGCATGTCTGCTGGGAGTTGCAACCATTCTACTTAAATTAAGTAAAAAACATCTTCCAAGGCAACATGCCCTCAGACATCGCATCTTACCTAGTTCCTCTACTTCCGGTCTTAGAAGGAACAGTAGCTCCAAGAGGGACCGCCCCCTCCAGGTCTTCCAAACACTCACACGTGCTTGCCTCCTCTGGGTAGTTATTTCTTGCTAATTCCACTTTACAGATGCCccgattatttttttttttaaaatgcaagtGCTTTTCTGTGCAGTAAGGAATAACATTTATgagttaattaaaattatttcggTCATTTATAATCACTGTGAAGTGAACTGTGCAGAATACAAATAAAACTTGCTAAAATGGTAACGGTTCTCTCTGCCTTGCAAAGCCTGCCAAGCAAAGGTTTCACCCTCACTCTCTAACCAGCCTGTTTTCCAAAGGGCTTGTGTTCGGCAGGCAGTGCATGCTGGGAGGTTgtcctctgctcccctcccccagccacccTGAGTTCCTATAATGGAGAGTGGTGCCTGGCGGGGCACTgtgcagggaagcagggaaggtgAGTGCCCTTTAGCTTCCCTACCCCTTCCATGCACTCTGCACCACACCGTTCCTGGCAGAGCACTTTCTTAGTAACCATCCTTTCTTCTCGCTGCTTACAATCTCCTTTATAGCCATTCACAGAAGGGGAAAAACCGCTTTTCTCCCTAAAAGTGGTTCATTCCGCTTTTTGATTATAAAATGAATATCTTAACATACAAAATTAAGAAAGATGAGGTAAGGTCAGCTCTTAGGAATATTTCTCTCAGGTTTTGAgcctttgcattttaaaaaaaagattatttcattttatgtgtgtgagtgctctgCCTAAAAGCATGTGTGCCTAGTCTTCAAGCAGACAGGTTCCGTGAACATGTGGGTGCTGCGAATTGAACCTGGCcgctttggaagagcagccagtgctcctggaGATATGACTGAGCACTGAGATATTtacttaaacaacaacaacaacaacaacaacaacaacaaaaaacccactaaTTAAGATTAGCCAGCTATTGTGGTTAAGAGGGAGGAAGGTGTTAAGTTTGGGTCAGCTTGGAATagatagtaagatcctgtctcgaaaacaagAAGTGGGCTAGCTCAATTTGTTCATTAGTTTTCCAAAGTGCTAGTTTTCATTTAgagttaattttgaaaattaattatcattgtgtgtatgtgtgtgcatggatccAGTGTCGCAGTATAACACGAGGAGAGCCGAGGAAGGCTTGGTTCTCGGCTACTGTTAgatctggggatcgaactcaggtcatcaggcttgtgtggTAGGTGCTTTTACCAGCTTAGCTGAAAAGTGCTTTCAGTTGCTGGCCCAGAGAGTCACTGGAATCATGGTTAGAATGCGATGCAAAATGGTTCCTCATAACACATCCATGCCAGAGATTACTGCTTCCTTGGGAGAGAGCATCTGGTCTCCTCCAGTAGTTAGTACCAAGTGGACACTTGTTCATATGCCTATGGGGCCTTTTGACAGATGATAACCCTGGAGATGTCTCCTTTGCACGAATTGAGGGGACTGGCTACATACGGCAGACACGACTTTGAAAGGCAACGGATCCTTTGCTTCATTAGCTTGTTTAACTACCCTTGAGTGTGACCAGAGCCAGGCAGCGGGTGAAGCAGGGGCTGCTGGCCTGTCCTCAAGTTGCCAGGCAGGTGAGAGCGTGGGGAAGGCAAGGATGTTTTCAGAGAGCACGTCTATAAGCTTCCTGACTTCTCTCTGCAAATGCAAGACAGGCCCTACTGTGTGTACAGATCCCACGTCCCTCACTGTCTAATGTGAACACACAGAGGCCCTTCCACGACTATCGAAGAGAAGAATCAATCTAAGAATTAAGCGGTCTCCAAAGACAGATGAAGTGAAACTTCTTCCACTCTGTAGACAAGCCGGATGATCTGCTGTGGAAGTTCAGGTCCCTGCCTCCCTCTAGCGGTTGACCCACACACTGGACCAGCAGGATGATTCTGCCCTGCACAGACCAGAAGCCAAGATCAGTGGTGTCCTTAAATGCCCTTTGGAAATAATAGGAGCTGTGTTTTTGAAAGTGTCCTCCTCACTTCACAGAAGTTTCTGTCTTAAGCGGGCCATCTGGGTCTGCTACTGCCACGAGACATCAGGCGGCATTTTCTCCTTCAGGGCAGCACctcaacttctttttaaaaatgaattcagtAACCCacagtagggtgtgtgtgtgtgtgtgtgtgtgtgtgtgtgtgtgtgtgtgtgtgtgatttacatttttttttcactagGCTTTGCAACTTGTTATGTCCTGATTGACTTGTCTGTTGCTAACATGGGCCAAGCACAGAGTAAAACAGCAACGGAGTTGACAGTGCTCATGTAAACTGTGGGGGGACACACAGACACTgtcacacatgcgcacacacccacacccacactaaAAAAATCGCTTTTGCTTTtcataaatttaaaagtattagGAAAACAATAAAAACTCGAGGAGTTTTCAGACCTCACTAGCCAGCCAGATACTTGCCCAGGGCTATGTCCAAAGTCTGTGTGAGATTCCTTTCTCATAACTTAGCCAATTGACTCAGTTAGCCACAATACCATTTTATCTTTCTGTTGTCTTCTACTGAGCTCTTCATGTGTTTGAGATGTCTAGTCAGGTGAGGTAACTTGGACGGATGGAGAACACACCTACCTCCTCCCTAgcctccctcccacttccttccTGCCCACCTTTTTCCTCCCTACCTATACTTCCTTtccacttcctttcttccttcctatctaCCTATTTCCCTCCTGactattcctttcttttcttttctttttttaacagcAAACACCTTTATTACACGAGTTATGACAGTTTATTTGCCTTTCCGGGCTTTGATCTTCCGCAGGTAGAACTCCAGCTCCTTGCCTTCGAGCACATAGCCATCTGCTCTGCCACACTGGCCTGGTCTTGAGGCAATACAGGCGAGAAGCTTGCCCTGCTGGAACTGCTCCTCCAGAAGACTGCTGATTTtggcattctttttcctttcatcatatttcttctgaattttctttgatcgttttttgtttaaaatctcttcctcctcaggAGTCAGCTTGGCCCCCTTCTTGCGGCCCAGGGGCAGTGCATAGTGGGACTCGTACCACTGTCGGTACGGTGCGCTGTCAATAAGCACAAGGCAGTTCTTCACCGGGGTCTTGGTGCGGACGAGCTCGTTATTGGATGCATTGTAGACAACGTCAATGGTCCTTGTTTTGCAAGTACAACACTCAGAGCCCCAGAAAAAGTTCCCCACATCCAATCTCAGAGCACGATACTTCTTATTGTCTCCTCGAACTCGGACTGTGTGTATGCGGCAAGGGCCAATCTTAGTGTTGGCGGCCGGCCGTCCCAGCTCATACTTCCGCTTCTTGTGGTAGGGTTTTCTCTTACCCCCGGTCTTGCGGCGCTTGTGCCAGTTGTTCCGAGAGATGCCCATCGCTCGGCGCTGGCTGGAAAGAGCTGACTATTCCTTTCTAACTCCCTCCTTCTTATCCAAGGCAAACAACTGGAAACACTGGTGCAGATTTTCATAGGTCTCTCCTTAGAGGACTCACTCACTGACATACAGCTTGGATTCCAGTTCTAGGCAAGCAAACAAAGCAGCCGCCTCTCAGAAGAGATATAGAAGAAGATGCTTCCTTTCAGTTAGCTGCCACCATGGTGTTTGCCTCAGGATTTACCGAAGTGGCATCCAGAAAGTGGCACACATTTCCCTTTATGTGACTCTTGGTTCACCTGTCCAGTAAATGTTCTATTGCAGTTCCAGccacctccctcccacccacctcttTCCTTTGTGATGGAAGCTGGCTATCCCAACTTCTTAGTCTGTACTTGGCAAAGAATAGGCCACCATTCCAGGATTCGATGTGCAGCTGCAATGTGTGGGGGACAAGTGCGACCTCACCAGAATCTCAACAATGAGgttgcacattcgggctctgctCTGTATTTCAGCTGATGTCTGTGTGGATATGGAAGACTGTGACCTGTGTGAGTGGTGTTTGTACCTCACCTCggaacctttcttttcttttttttttttttgaaatgaggTTGGGCTCTCAATGCTTGTTTGGAGGAGGGCTATTTATGGACTTGCAAACAAAGCACTGGAGGGAAGGAATTCAAAGGATGCTCTTAgcaaagctgggggtggggttatTCCCAGAGACCAAACTGCATTATGCACTCCTCTCCCAAGCCACAGCAGCTGCTGGTCCTAAGCTCcagagggtctggggagatgggcAGTTAGGTGCTGGAGAGCTTTGCTGGGGAGGCTTTGAGTAGGCAACTCCCTTAGCGTGCTGGCCCCTGCTATAGCTGATGCTGAGCAACtgagaaaaagggaaaggaagggggaggtggGACAGACCTTCTGGGTGGGCTGGGACTCACTGATTTTCACTAGGTGATCTGCATTTTATTTAAGACTTGCTGGCCTCCATgagaaaggatgtgcctagtccttcGGTGACTTGATGTATCAGGTACCCAAAGGTTGCTtcctccttctcagaggagaaccaGAGGGGAAGGTGGACTGTGTGAGGGGGGGCACTTGGAGGAGATGGGGCTTCAATCAGGATagaaagtgagtaaataaattaattaatgaaaaaaaaagacttgccgGTTTTCAGCCCTGGTGGAAGGATGTGTGGGCTATTCTTGAAATACAGCAGGGAACTACTATATTGGTATGCCCCGTGTAAGAGAAAACTATAGTAGGTTTTGAAATAACAACAAATTGATGGGTAAAAGTTGAGTCAGTCAAAGTTCAGAACTACCCCCTTGCCTCCTTAGACGCAGATATTGAACACCGAAGCCACCTGACCACAGAGTTTTAATTTTGTATTACTGTTCCCGTCTTAGTCTTTTGACCTCCTTAAGCCTGGGTAGGGAAAGGGAAAAATGCTTGTCTTTGCTTTAAACCCCAGTTTACCTTTAAAAAGTTTTGATGAGGAAGAAGGTAGTGTAACTTTCTCTTAGATTGGGGCAGCATCCCAGTACCCCAGTACTTACAGCATGTGATGTTAATGAAGGATGCTCTCAGAGGTTTTATTCTCAGTGAGAACAAAGAAAGCCCTGTTTTCACTGCAGACTTGGCTGACCCCACTGCTGTCTCACCCCATGACTGCTGATGGAGGAACCAGAGCATCCTTGTGCCCTCTGGCACTTGGCTTTGCTTGGAGTAACACTGCTGGTCTCTTGGTGGAGAGCATGATTCTTGCTGAGTGACTGGAGGACAGGGTTAAAGAGGGACAGTGCTGGCTGGGCACTGGCCTCTGCATCTCCCAGGCTGCCTGGTTTGTTCTGCTGCTGGTAAGGCAGAACGGGCAGGAGGACTCTGTCTTGGGTGCTGTGCTGTAGAACGCTTTGCCCGCGCTTACAGCCAGCAGATAAACTTTTCCAGAATTCAAAGCCTCATCATCTCGTGCCCACACCAGTGGTTCCCAGGATGTGGTTTCTTAAATACCATCTCAGGAATCTGTTAGAAATTCAAGTTCTTGGACTCCAATCTAGGATTACAGAACGGAAAACTCTGAGGGAAGGCGGTCACTGAGTGTCAGCAGTTTGTGAGGGCTCTGATACTTAAACGAATGTTAAGAGTGTTGCTTCGGCCATACCGTGAAATGCTGACTCCTGCCTCCCAGGCATCCACAGGCCTCTGTCCTGTGTGAGACAGACACATCTCCAGCGGGAAGGCTGGTCTAGAAGAGAGTTCAAGTTGTTGATTCACAACCGTGTCTGGGCCACGGAAGGTTGTTATCTTCCCTGAGTACACTTACCCTTTTTATTACGcatttttttcagggctggatATCGAACCCAAGACCTGGCAAGGACTCTGCGTACTGTACTCTGTGCTCTGTCAAGGGCTCTACCATTAGTTTAAAACCTCCTCTTTCGAAATGTTGATTGCTAAGTGGGAAGACATACTATAATGCTTGAATAGTTTGTTAGTTTGGcttaatttttacatatttaaggATGGCATGTAGACTTACTCATTTATGGCTGCCCTGGTGACTACTGCTGGAAGGCTGTAATGTTTCCTTCATGGGTTCCCCATTTGCATATTATTATTACCATTGCACATGAATTTATTTCTGCCTATCAATTAAATTaatgccttccttcttcttttaaaattattctctctttccctctccctcttcctctccctctccgtcttcctctccctctcccttttccctcccattctcctccccctccctctctatcTCCAATGACAccgtgtgcatgtggaggccaaggACAACTCTCAGGTCTGTCTTTCCATTGTGCAAATCCCAGGGaataaactcaggttgtcagtcttagcagcaagcatctttatctGATGGGCCCTCTCCTTACCCAGGCAGGAGACCTATTATAgtgttcttgagacagggtcccactatgTTGCCCTGGTGCTGGCCTCATGCTCCCTACGtaacccagtctggcctcaaacttgccatcCTGCTGTCTCAGACTCTCAAGTGCTAGGGCTACAATCTGTACCACTGCACCTGGCTTTCCTATCACGGCTGCTTTTACTTCTTTTGTCAGAATCAGAGTGCTAGTTACATCCTTTTCCGTTAATTCTGCTAACTTCTGCCCTCCCTCCCGGGCAGTTTATGTTGCCTGCTGTGGCCCAGCACACTGTGTTTGTCGTGTAATCTTGTTGTTGGGCAGCATCATGTTTTAGCAGACTCTATGCACTGGACTTCCTCCCCAGGGCTTGGGGTTGGTACTGCTTATGTGTTCAGTGGTTTCCCAGATTATTTAGTGACCCCTTTGCCTTTGTTAAGCTTCTGGCATTGCTGCTTAGGGACAGGCAGTTTCGGGATGCTCATAGTTACCCTGGAAGGAGCAGATGGTTGTCAATGCTGTTCACTCCTGTCCTGACCGCGCCATCTCTTAGTTTACAGTTACTGTTGACTGTGCTGCCATCTTCAACAGTGCCCCGAAGGCCTAAGCTGTTCTACAAGCAAATGCAGTTGCATCCTCTCTCCTTTAAGGGACAGTTTCTTAGATCACTGTTGGAGAGTGCTCTCATCAGAGACACTGGCCCACCCAGCTCCTCTCCTAGCTGTCTCTTGAAAACTAGTCTGCCCCCAGCGTCACAGAATCCTCACCAGATCCATACATCTCTGTCAGTCGCCCGCTCCCTGACTCTTGAGTACCTCTCCACTCTGCTGGAAATGAAGCCAGTCCTCTCCCAGGTGAATCTCCGACAGgccctggtagaattttttttgtcttgatgAAATTACTGCTTTAAGCATGGAGGCTTGAGTGGAGGCAGGGTTATCTTGAGGCCTCCTTCGATTACTTCTGTGAACATGAAACGAGTTGGCCAGTTGGGTTAGGAGTGATTGCCGGATCATGTGCCCCATGGCGGGCCTCACCTCAAAAGTAAGTACATACCGTACTATCTGTAGGTGGTCTCACCACTTCAAATCCCTCTGTGTGCCTGGACCATGTGCTGGGActtctgtatatttctttatatcttcctcaACCAAGAGCcctaaaataaaaaaggggaaatGACTAAGACTGTTAAAATCTGCTGCTTtagctgaaaatatattttagctTGTTGACCTGAGTCCTGTTTGGTTGCTCGTATTGTGTGAGTATACAGGGAGCATGTTCACCTTTGGGGCTTTTTCACGTATAGCTCTGTTTAATATCTTTTTAAGGATGGCGGGTGAGGGTGTGGAGGCAAAGGTGCCCTGAGCGAGGTGACAAGGTGACTAGAGCTTCCACAGCACGACTGAGCAAAAAGAGCAACCGGACCGAAAGCACCCTGCTGTGGAGTTCTGCCAGGTGCAGGGGATTTCAGCCCGCTCTGCTCCAGGGGACCCCTGAGGGTCAACATATTCAGAAAGAAGTGGAGAACAGCATCAGCTGTAGACTATCTAATTAATTGATCCAACAGATGTTACTTGAGCACTACTTTCTATGGGTAATTCAAGACAAACACAGCCTACATTCTCCAGAAGCTCATATTTTAattggaggagggagaggggaaaagagacagggcctgggggggggaggggataaaggggaggggagagagaagaagaggaaagagtggaaatggagggagaaggatagggaagggagggaaggggggaggagaggggaagataaAGAAggtgagaagagaggggaggaggaagaagagaagaggaagggaataagggggaggggagaggaaaaagagtaggggaggaggggagggaaggtggaGAGACAGTGGGAGGAGGAAAAGGTGCATAGGGAGGCATGAGAGAATTTCGAATAGGAGGAAGCAAGGTAGAGGTGGATCTCGCAACAGCCAGGGCTGACTGGGgcgtggggtgtgggtgtgggtgtgggtgtgggtgtgggtgtgggtgtggggtggggtggggggagaaccACAGAAGGATCTTCTTGTCTGTGGGCTTGTTCCATAGTGTGTGAAATTTGGTTTGGGTTGTATCTTAGCCTCTGCCTGTTATACTTGGCGATATGATTTTCTGTAACAAAGgcaaaattaaaagaacaagcaTAGTGACcagagaaattaaacagggaaattttaaaagaatctaGGTGCCCCAAGGGTTtgccgttgttgttgttttgtgtttttgtttgcttttgtttttctggacagggtttctctgtggagttcTGGCTGTTGTAAAACTCAAAATAAGCTTAAAACAGATATGATTGTAATGAAGGAAAAACAGTGTAGCTACTCAATAGATTTCATATTTGCTTAGCATGGTGGACTTTAATGCACCAGCTA
This genomic interval from Rattus norvegicus strain BN/NHsdMcwi chromosome 17, GRCr8, whole genome shotgun sequence contains the following:
- the Rps8l1 gene encoding small ribosomal subunit protein eS8-like codes for the protein MGISRNNWHKRRKTGGKRKPYHKKRKYELGRPAANTKIGPCRIHTVRVRGDNKKYRALRLDVGNFFWGSECCTCKTRTIDVVYNASNNELVRTKTPVKNCLVLIDSAPYRQWYESHYALPLGRKKGAKLTPEEEEILNKKRSKKIQKKYDERKKNAKISSLLEEQFQQGKLLACIASRPGQCGRADGYVLEGKELEFYLRKIKARKGK